The Undibacterium cyanobacteriorum genomic sequence CACTGAGCAAGCGTCGATCACCACGCACGCCGTATACATCCCTTCGCAGCAGCGTCATCAACTGATCGCAAGCGAGCCCCAATCCCTATTTCTTGACCCCACAAGCAAGCTCTCACGCCTTCTCAAGTTGCGCTTCCATCTGGATCAGGTAGGCGAACTTCCACCTAGCCTCACACAAAGTTTATTCGATGCATTCGATCCATTGTTGAATGCACAGCACGCTCACTTTGATACCCTGCTTAGAAATTTCGAACAGGCGTTCATGGCCGATCGGGTATCGATTAAACACCAGATTCAAGAACAATTTAAAACGCAAAACAGCCAACGCCTAGAGATAGTTCTGTCTCTGATTCACCAGCAGCAGATTCACGAGCTGAAGGCACTTGCACAAGCTGTTGACTTATCGCCCTCACGCTTTTCTCATTGGTTCTCCGAGCAGACTGGGATCGCACTAAGATCCTATAGTAAATGGACACGCTTGATTGTCGCGCTCGAACATCTCAGCGCAGCTGCCTCGATTGCGGAGGCCGCCTATGCCGCAGGTTTTAGTGACCAAGCACATTTACAAAAAAGTTTCATCGCTTGTTTTGGCATCGCACCAGGACAACTCAAATTATCCGGCAACAGGTCGAATGCAAAAGCAAGAGTTCAGTCAGATGTTTGAAACAGCTTGCGACCACTAGCGGTTTCGTACAATACCAAGCACGCCTCATCGAACATACTCTCTCCATTGCAAACCGTTTTTTCGGAGGAAGTATGACCATGGAACGCTATCTCACTGCCACCAAACTACTCGACATCGATCACCCTATCATCGTCACTCTCTGTCAAGAGCGGAAGTGGATGCAACTCGACGAACGCTCTCGCATTCTGGCCATTTACAATTTCGTACGGGATGAGATTTTGTTTGGCTACAATGCGGCGGACACGCTCTCCGCCTCACAAGTTGTCGTTGACGGCTACGGACAGTGCAATACCAAGACCACTCTACTGATGACACTCCTACGCGCCAGCAATATTCCTTGTCGATTTCACGGATTCACCATCGACAAATCGCTACAAAAAGGCGCCATCGATGGCCTATTTTACTGGCTAACACCGCGTAGCATCATCCACAGTTGGACCGAAGTGTGGTTCGAAAATCAGTGGTTGAATCTCGAAGGCTGCATCCTTGATCGCGCCTATTTAACTAGTGTTCAAGAGCGATTTACCAATGAAGGTGGCAATTTCTGCGGTTTTGGTATCGCCACACCACAACTTCAAGCACCACAAGTCGACTGGGATGGCAAACACACCTATATTCAGAAAGAAGGGATCAATCAAGACTTCGGTGTTTTCGATGATCCCGATGCATTTTATGGAAAACACGGAAGTAATTTACGCGGGCTCAAACGTCTCATGTTTGTGCATTGGATACGCCATCGACTGAACCATCGTGTCAAACTGATTCGTGCACGGCGTTGGGACTCAATCCTATAGAAATACTGACGCAATGAGATAAGCATTGTCTGTCTCGAATGATGGAGAAATGCTTGATGCAAGCACGTGCTATCTATTTCTTCTATCTAGTCGCACTGTCATTCAAACTCTCCCATTCTTGCGCAACACTTAGGACTCCGCGCATCACCATTCTTCTTGCTGACATCTAGAATCGGCGCACTTGCTACTTCCTTGCGCCTCCGTCTAATCCGCAATGAAAAGCCATTGCATTCATTATAGGGGGTCATAAGGCGTCCATCAGACGGCCACTTTTTGCGAGAGCGGACTTCGACCGCGACTAGTTCCAATTCAATAACTCTCAATTTTCACCACGCTTGACTTCTTGAATTTTTAGGTGCTACACTTGCAGCATGCTACAAACGTAGCAAGCAGTTTCAAGCTTGCCAATACTGCTTTTTAGACACTACTTACACCAACACCACGCGCTGCCGCATCCAAGGAATTATATGAACTTTCTACGCACCCTCTTTCTTGCCTTCGCACTGTATGTGCTTGGCACACAGACTGTTTCCGCGCAAGGAACAGAAAAAATGGTCACTGTCAGCAATGGCCAATTACATAGCATTGAAGCTGGTGAAGGCCCTTACACTGTGATTTTCGAATCTGGCTTTATGAGTGATCTTAGCGTTTGGCATAAGGTCGCGCCCGCGATCACCAAGCAGGCGAAAATCATCGTCTACTCCCGCGCTGGTGTCGGCAAATCGCCTGCGCGTTCGCAGCCCCTGAACTTGAGTCAACATACTGACGAATTGAAACAACTCATCGACGGCTTGCAAATCAAGACGCCTATCGTTTTAGTAGGACATTCCTACGGTGGTTGGGTGGTGCGTGAATTCGCTGCCAAATACCCTCAGCAAATTGCGGGTTTGGTGTTGGTCGACCCGGCCAATGAGAGCCTGGAATTGGAGCTCAGAAAGATCAATCCTGAAAAAGTGATGCAAGACCAAAAACGTTTAGAAAGCATGGCGCCACCTGCTGCAAAGGCCGACCTTGCCTTAGTGCAAAAAATTTTTGATGAAGCCAAATTACCGACCACATCTGCCATCCCAGATGTGCCGATGGCGATCCTTACTTCCACACAAGTGACAAGAAACAATCCCTTCTATCAAGAGACGGCGCCTGCACTTGCCGTAAAACGTGAACTACATTCCCGTCTGTTCACCCAATTTAGTAACGGTGCGCATATTGTGAC encodes the following:
- a CDS encoding helix-turn-helix domain-containing protein, whose protein sequence is MPKPRHRPWIGQLAITTGAAYFQGAAGDNQAHRHWVDQYVFARQPFLLNTEQASITTHAVYIPSQQRHQLIASEPQSLFLDPTSKLSRLLKLRFHLDQVGELPPSLTQSLFDAFDPLLNAQHAHFDTLLRNFEQAFMADRVSIKHQIQEQFKTQNSQRLEIVLSLIHQQQIHELKALAQAVDLSPSRFSHWFSEQTGIALRSYSKWTRLIVALEHLSAAASIAEAAYAAGFSDQAHLQKSFIACFGIAPGQLKLSGNRSNAKARVQSDV
- a CDS encoding transglutaminase family protein, with protein sequence MERYLTATKLLDIDHPIIVTLCQERKWMQLDERSRILAIYNFVRDEILFGYNAADTLSASQVVVDGYGQCNTKTTLLMTLLRASNIPCRFHGFTIDKSLQKGAIDGLFYWLTPRSIIHSWTEVWFENQWLNLEGCILDRAYLTSVQERFTNEGGNFCGFGIATPQLQAPQVDWDGKHTYIQKEGINQDFGVFDDPDAFYGKHGSNLRGLKRLMFVHWIRHRLNHRVKLIRARRWDSIL
- a CDS encoding alpha/beta hydrolase; translation: MNFLRTLFLAFALYVLGTQTVSAQGTEKMVTVSNGQLHSIEAGEGPYTVIFESGFMSDLSVWHKVAPAITKQAKIIVYSRAGVGKSPARSQPLNLSQHTDELKQLIDGLQIKTPIVLVGHSYGGWVVREFAAKYPQQIAGLVLVDPANESLELELRKINPEKVMQDQKRLESMAPPAAKADLALVQKIFDEAKLPTTSAIPDVPMAILTSTQVTRNNPFYQETAPALAVKRELHSRLFTQFSNGAHIVTNQSGHHIQLDEPHLVIEAIKVVISNIEKETQKRERQLAKQKARQTMMAEIEKTDALLSSNKTTEARNTLYEALKVSQFSEAEINQLGFDMLEKAKKPLIAEIVLAYNVMRFPQSDNTYDSHGEALLALNKFDEAKKQFQHALSLGKANPQRSPKALQGYEQNLKKAEQGLQQK